A window of Megachile rotundata isolate GNS110a chromosome 11, iyMegRotu1, whole genome shotgun sequence genomic DNA:
TGTttccatttaaattatttcaaactttatacTTGTCTATCATTTTCATGAAACAAGAATCAAAAAGACAttgataaaaaatgttaaatacacAATGTATACTGCTTCAATGACAAATATaaccaataaaatttaaataccaTTTTAACAAATTACATACAGAGTAAAACATCATCACAAACAGATACACAAATGTTTAATGTGACGGGTGTTGAaagttttttaacaaatttttaatatcatctTATTTAACACGAAATTTAAATAGGAGCAtcttataattacaaattttctatacaAAAATCACAGATTTAAATCTTTATTGACAAAATAATCCAAAAGTCATCAATAAACATAGTAacgttacaatatttatatttcattacttGTCTTTTATGCCTCTATAGTAACTGTGCCAATGAAATATCTGCTGATATATTCATCCTTATGACAGAACATATGATACCATTgtgtacaattttcaaaatatcaaaaacaaATGGAGCCTGAATACCGATATGAAATTAATCATAGTGCTACACGTTAATGTGTACTAAagcattaaatttatattcatgataaataatgaaataacaaaAGCACATTTACTTCCACATTTAACTAACACTTTTTATCAATTGACATACAATTTAAAAGAATAGGTTATCGATATATACGTGTGTGTAAGAAGATTCAAATAGAACATATATTAACAAGTTTGTAAGATAAATAAAAAggaacgaagaaaaagaaataagaaataaatagattttaagaaataaaacgAACGAAAGTGAAAGAAGCTGTACTCACCGGAAAAGCACGTATGCGCATTTTGCTTTCTTTCTTAATCATATTACTGCTCTTCATCATGTCGAATTCTAGTTAGACGAAGAATCTTTTAGAAATACTTTCTGGCTAATCCTAGGATAACGTTACACCGTGTATACATTGACACCAGTTAAACGTAGAGAGCATTCACTCGCGTAAAGGAAGTATTAGCCGATGATCGGCTCCcgctcaaaaatacaatcactcaTCCACGTTTACGATATACGAGAGTACCAAAAATTGTATTGTTATCGTgaacatttaataaaagaaagaaaaatacgcGATATTGGAAGAGGGGGAAAAAATGAGAGACTTGGTAAGAGACAGAGCGAAAGGGGGCGACAGGGAGGGGGGAGGAAGGATGAACAGTGCTCTTTTTTGGGGGATAATATGCTTAAGGGTTGAAAAGTAAAGGGGAGATGAACGTGAGAGAAAAACAGGAAAAAAGGATGAATAGAGATGAAACGAAACAAAAAATATCACGCTTCTGTCACGAAACAACGAATCTGTCAGATCTCAAAAATACACCTTGATATCGTTAGGTTTTTGAATAGGTCAACGTGATTGTTGATACGTTTCTAGCGTTTTTCGAGGCATAGTGAATTTAGATTGTGATAACTCGAGTTTCCATCCTACGGTTCGATGTTGGATACACAATATATCACTGAAAACGATACGCTACATGGACACGAATCACGAACATTGGTAAGAGCGTATACTTCGTTTAACGAGGGAGACCATATTCATCATTCGACGAATGTTCCTTCCTTCTGCGCATATCAGTTTTGATTGGTTCGCGTATGCTTCGTAACCAACAGCAACGCACGTGCGCCATTATGACGTTCTTGACACCAAACATACATACTTGGtgatccaaatcctcaaattctaaaattctcaaatttacaaatccccgagataccagatttccaaatttacaacatTTCAAGATTctacataaatttctaaacttaaattaagaaatttttaaatgagatTGTACTCGTTGTGTGCCACTTATCACTGTTTCTATATTTTGCTCACTACGTATATGTGACCAATAAATAGAAATGTATGTTTTAGTGGACAACACGAAGGAGGGAACCTACTGAAATTAGCTATGTTGTACGATTCAGTATTGTCTCCTGCAGAACAGTAAATCCACAAAGAATTCTGTAACTATATCGATTGCGCACCTCTTATTCGCAATTGCGATGGTCCTCTATAGCCTATTTCTGATTTCGTGATCATATACACAGCGgagaaaaataaacgaaaaacGATAACCAATGATAatgtgaaaaatatataaaattgaaaacgttatattcaattttttccaCATATTCTTCAAGTATatgaatataaaacaaaaagaaTTTCGTATAAAGAGTAAAATATACTGCAATTCTCGAGATGTAACAAGCACAGAACTTTATGTCACTGTGTATATACTTTCCGTGTCATAATCTTCATGAAAACGCATGCGCAATGCCATAGATTATAAGATATATAGAACTGAAAGTGAGGATATGCGCAAAGATATGAATTCTCATTATCTAGTTactaaatttatgaaaatcagATGCGTAAAATTTACGTTACATGAAAACAgtcattaaatatttctttatgcTTATGAGTCTATCTTATTTATTCGTAATCATCGGCGTAAGAATGTAGAATCATGATAATGTCGAGTAAGGAATCGatgaaattaatcaaaatttcgATACAGAAGAGATACTCGACGTTACATTAATCCTtaagaattaatgaaatttatgtcAAGTTGTTTCAACATAAATTGTATGAACATGCATGTTTATAGAAGTATAAACAGTGTCTAATGAAGTTCACACGCTTGTTTCTGCTGAccttgtatttattaaaattcacgaTACTTATGAAATGCAAATTCGAAGGACGTGTCAAGTTGCTGTTCACTAATAGATTTTTACTTTTTTGCATGTAGTTTGTCAACAATGATCTTTATTACATGTACGAATAACCaatcatttttatgaaactatTCTTATGTTACAAGTACTagaattatactatcacaaatatacagTTTAAGTTATCATCTGTAAATATTGTTTACTGAAGACAGTACAAATTCCATAGAtaactgaacaatttttaacaGATACGTGGCATCAACGCAATAATTTATTACCATCTTCTATTAATGTTCATTATTAACGGCACCATCTACCGATTAAATCACATCCGAATACGCTCCTGTCATTTTcttgattaatattttgtaagatataAAAGATTTTGTAACAAAAAGATATTTTGTAACTGTGaaattatgtacatataatgtaCACGTTAAGATAAACAATacatgttaaaattaatttcaataaataagaaaaaataaacgTCATTAAATTTTACGATTAAAACAATTTGTTTAAAGAATTGTTCGTGAAATAACAGAGAAAAATAGCAGAAATACGAAAGTGAACAACATTCGATAAAGCTGCCATGTTTTCGCCCCACCGTCTCATCAGCAGGAATCTGCAATTTATAAGTGCAGTATGTACTGAAACAGTCAGTAGTAACGTCGTCACGTCACCGATACTCTCGTTCAAAGTTAGCCAATCGATACATCCACTTGTCAGAACATTTAGCATTTCCGCTGCAACAATGGCTAAAATAAAGGTAAATTAATTATGTCACTGGTATCTGCAAATTAGTAATCATATTGTTATTATCTActtacatatgtaaattttaattgattttaatattgtcaaGATTAACATATTTGTAAGTCATCTAGAGAACTGTTATATGATAAATGGATAaaaacaatgacaattataattttttgtaattatattggTTTTACATTTTTGATCCAATTTATTCTAGGCTGGTCCCGTTGTTGATATTTTGGGCGATGAAATGACACGTATCATATGGGATGCCATCAAGCAAAAGCTTATTTTACCTTATTTAGATGTTGAATTGCATACTTATGATTTGGGCATTGAAAATCGAGATGCAACCAATGATCAGGTAACTGTAGATTGTGCAAATGCTATCAAGAAATATAATGTAGGTATAAAATGTGCTACTATTACGCCTGATGAGAAACGAGTAGAAGAATTTAAGTTGAAACAAATGTGGAAAAGCCCCAATGGTACTATTAGAAATATGTTAGGTGGTACAGTTTTTCGTGAACCAATTATTTGTAAGAATATACCACGTCTAGTGACAGGCTGGAACAAACCTATCATTATTGGTAGACATGCCCATGCAGATCAATATAAAGCTACAGACTTTATAGTACCTGGCCCAggtaaacttgaaattacaTGGACTGGAAATAACGGAGAAAAAATTCACCATACAGTCCACACCTTCCAAGGTCCAGGTATTGCTCAAGCACAATACAATACAGATGAGAGTATTACTGCCTTTGCTCATAGTTCTATGCAATATGCACTTTCAAGAAATTATCCTCTGTACCTTTCCACAAAGAATACAATTCTTAAAAAATACGATGGCAGATTCAAAGATATTTTCCAAGAAGTATATGAAAAGGATTACAAAGACAAGTTTGAAGCTAAGAAAGTTTGGTACGAACACCGCTTAATAGACGATATGGTAGCGTTTGCAATGAAGGCAGAAGGTGGTTTTGTATGGGCTTGTAAAAATTACGACGGAGATGTGCAATCCGATTCCGTGGCACAAGGATACGGATCCCTAGGTTTAATGACTTCGGTTCTAATTTGTCCAGATGGACGAACCGTAGAAACAGAAGCCGCACACGGTACCGTAACAAGACACTACCGTATGTATCAGCAAGGAAAGGAAACTTCAACGAATCCAATCGCTTCGATATTCGCATGGACGCAAGGATTGCTTCATCGCGCAAAATTAGATAGTAATCAAGAACTTGAACACTTCGCAAAAACCTTAGAATCAGTATGCATCAATACTATCGAATCAGGTCATATGACAAAGGACCTTGCAATTTGCATCAAAGGCATGGCAAATGTTACAAGATCTGATTATTTAGAAACATTTGAATTCCTCGATAAATTGGCAGAAAACCTGCAGAAACAACTTAAAAAGTGACTACATTACAGTTGTTCTGATGTGATGCAATCAAAGTATTAAATGTATGCCACAAGAACAATATTACTGGTTATGGGAAATAAAACTGCATTTAATTTATATGAAGCCTTTTAAAGGCATATTTGCAGAGAAATGCATGAAGATAacacaaaatattgtaattaaaattgtaaaaacatgtttaaagttttctttttaatattaaatttttaaggatttgttaaataaaagtgaaattgtgTAAACTGGTTTATCATTCCCTTCCTTATTCCTGCTATTTTGAATAATGAGAAGAACAATATTTAATCAAATCGTTTTTGTAGTCTACAAAAACCATTTTAATTATGCTGCATGTTTCAATGTTTTATCTCATTTATATCGAATACTTATGTAAAAAAGTAGGTCGACGCGGTATCTTCCAAAAAAACTACATAAGCATATTTTTTTTGTCGGACAGTACTTTcttatttccttttttcttgggctgaaagaaattataaaaaatttgtagaatattatattaatatttaatattattttggaaATAAGCATACCTATTTATACACATCTAGGCAATCCTTAAATTGTTACGATATTGACGTCACAATAAACGGTAAATGTTGCATAATCTGTAAATGCTTTCTTTCTGGGTcatttatttctatttctatatATCTTACGTAATATCATGACTACGTAATTTTTTCtacttattaaattaattttttcataattttgtaaatgaaatatttatgccTCGAATGTTACTAGATATGTACACTAACGTTCGGTATTTATACATCGTATACAACATGGCTCGCATATTTTTCATATCATACTTTGCATTTGTACATTTAGGGAGACTCTTCACTCGTACGAGAAGATACTTGACCCGCTATctaaaagtaattattaatcTCCTgtgataatataaaataagtataaataGCACGATTAAAAACCGGTATCTTTTATATTATACGAGTAGCTTGTAAGTCAATTTCTCCTCTGAATAAGTGAATCGTCATGATCTTAATCACGATTCTATTGATCATGAAGTATTGCTTTATGCTTGAAAAAGTACATAAATTATGTACGCAATGTAGTTCATTTGAGGGCTGCAGGAGAAAAGGAAGCAAAGATGTGCGAGAACTGCGTGGATACCAGAATCAGAATTGGCATTGCAGATGGCGCCTAACCTGCGCCACTTTCCATCACCATCGTTCGGTCTCACAATCAGTCTATCAAAGAGGAGGGAGAGACTGTTTGCGCTTTCATAGTCTCCGCACGGTTGTTGTCCTTCGGCCCGGCAGTTACTGCTGGTGCCGATAAAGGAAATAAATCATGCTATCGGGTTGAAAAGAACAAATTCGTGAAAGaaggaagaaagagaaagaggtgCAGAGAACGTACCTGATGGTTTGAAGTAtcgaaattcataaaatactgCAATGTTAAATTGTTGCTTGTTGTACGATGAGACAGGTTTATGGATTTATTGATATGCAATCAGAAACTCGGGTGCAATGTAAATATAAGCTTCTTTCTGATAACTTTTTGTATAAAGCAAGCATCCCACCATTTGCCTTCGATTGAAtacatgaattaaaaattttcgaattaaaaaatttacaaatccccaaattcttcaaattcccgattaaatccccaaaatctcaaatttctaaaattctaaatttgaggacggaaattaataaatttgtgaatttgtaaatttttaagtttacataTTTGATCCCCTAAAATTGAAGAGCCAAAGAAAATATACTTTACGTTCACCTCACCTTACGTCAGCTATTCTAGAACCATTAGAAGCGCAGGATACGACTGTATTCATTTATAAGttctttaataaaatagtaagtgATTCTTGTTAACTTAACTGCTGGATGTTTGTACTGaatcaataaattgaaattaattttcctcCCTATTGTCCTTGGTTTCACCATGCATATACGTACTGGCTCTAAACTTTTACAGGATGTCACTTGACTATGAACCGGAAGTTGGTTGAAAAAGAGGATATTGAACATGTTCGTTAAAAACCGGAATTTCCGTTATTTCTGTTGTATTAGAATTGTTAAGATTATTtgtgtaaatataatttttctattattgatcaaagtatatattttattatgtattgatacatacatgtatatattcgTCTGTCATAATTGACCTGCATGTAAAAAACATCGGAAGTTGTAAAGACAATCTACGGAAGGTAACATGCTACGAATTAATTGTAAGCAGAAACAGAAACTGAGATGATCCTTCCTATACTATTGAAATAATTAAGTAAAGAACTGTTTAGTTCTGCGGAGAAGTTTGATTTTTAATTGATCGCTCTGAGCaggaataaaaattaaagttacAAGGTATTTCGTATGATCGATGTACTTGAACATGGTAAAACAAAGTTATAAGATTTATTGTTATCTTGATAATATCGTGAGTATCTATTTAAAACGATAAATGGAATGTAATTGAATTGCATTGCTTTATTTCTGCTATTAATTTCAGTGAACGTTCTCGTAGAAGTAAGGCTTTTTTGTGGAAAATACTTTGACACCTTCCTCGTCAGCAGTTTTGCTAGCAAAGAAAAAATGGCGCCCACAGCCTCTAGATCGCGCGACCACCGAGTATGCTCTACTTGTGTACTTCCGTAACGTGCACCAATCTTCGATCATACTTACTTTGATAAATCAACTAATGAGTATATTAAGAGAAATTCTTTGTGAAAAACATGCTCAGAACGGGGATGTATTATTATTCAGTAATTTGAATCGTTGTAATTTACGTGAAAAATGAATGTACGAGGTAAAGTGGCTTGACGTTAATGTCATTTAGAAGGAGAGGACGGTGCAAACCGATGAAGAAGTGAACGTCGTTctcctttctttctcttttcttttttgttttttaccCTGATACGCGGACGAGGAGGAGCTCGAGGGGAAATAAAAAGGTATCTCGATGCACAATACGAATACCAAAGAACGTACGTGGGACAAAATAAATCTTGTCCAAGATGTCAGGAAGGCTACCTCGATTGCGTGCACTTCGTCCGCGGCCTCAACAATCGAAAACTGAACTGCACAAGGAAAGTAACCTTAAAGAGGCTAGACAGGAAGTCGCGATGAGGGAACATGAGTTACGGGACAATAGCGAAGAAATTTCGTACGACGTTAAGGACAATAACTCTATGAGGAACAATTTAAAACGTGAACACGAGGCATTCGATTGTTCAGGAACTTCTCAAAATTACGAATGCAAAACTTGTAAACCTCCAAAGTCTCTCTCCAGTCTAAAAGCGTATCTCGATCATTTGAAAAAAGAACATAAACAAAAGGTACAGTATCTTAAATTCATTTAAACGAAATTAgataaagaaattaattaaaatattttttttattaaagactATCGGATTTTTATAAATGgctcatttattataaattgtgaataattttaaacaagatACAAGaatagaattattattattattattaaagaaaaaacagtacaattttatttagcaatattatggtctTACACGTGTGTACGTTAAGAAaggtatataataaatttatagggAAAATTTATACGTGATAGTGGAAATCGATGTTCCATGTGTTCGTACGTTTCAATAAATTCAAGGGATCTTGAAACTCACCAGAGAGTTCATCATTTGAAAAGAAGATTCTTTAGATGCGCCAAATGTTCTTATGTAACCCACGTACGTGCTCGTTACACGAAGCATGTAAAATACCATTCTATGCCGATGATTAAATGTGATGCTTGTGACTTTCGTACTCCATACAAGGTCAATAGAattataaaaagaagaaaatgataaattaaattcatatttattaagtgaaataataataattataacaacaTACGTTTACAGTGGAATTTGGACAGGCACACCAGGAATCACGGGGGAGGAGGAGCTTTCCAATGCCGTGCTTGCAATTTTACAGCTGATATTAGGCAGAGTTTAACAGTACACGAAACTAATCATCATGAACCTCCTGTGAGTCAAACAAACCGCAAATCTAATGCACCTTATGAGCGTAAACCAAGAAATAGTCCTAAGCGTTACAATCAGGTATAAACACAATAAGCAAATAACGTTAAATAAATGATGTttcatgtttaaatatttttaaaaatccatATGATTTTATTTAGGTCGGTGCAAGTGATTTTCGGGATTCGTTACGAATATCTGGAAGTACAACTGTATCAATCAGTCCTGGAGATTCGTACGTTTCCGATCAATCTCTAGAAGATAAAAGAAACGCGATGGCCAGCGCCGAATGTATAGCGTTAAAATGCGAAGAAAAAGGGTGTCAATTTATTACAGCATGGGATTCTGAAATGCAACGACATTTAGCAGAATGTCATGCTCCAGTTACACCAAATAAATCTAAAAAGCCACTGCCAATGTTAATTCCTTTAAGTCCTGCTAAATCTGGCAGCTGCAGTACCAGTGGATCTTCAACGACATTATTAAAAGTTCCGCGTGTGAGGGTAAGACCGGAACTTGCACAAATCGCAAGAGACACGGAACTAGCCAAATTATACGGAAATAAAGAAGTTAGTTATTTTTCCTTGTCTActgaatatttacaaatacatTTGTAAATAGATTGTAATTAGattgtacaattatttaattacccGAATGAATCGTTCACAGGTCAGAAATTTAAAGAAGGATGCAAATAATGCGGCagatttatttgaaaaaaaaaatgcgTCCTTCTTTGATAAGCTAAAGGAAAAGCTTACAACGTCGGCGTCAATTAATAATGGAGTACCAGAGGTAGCTGTAAGTACTACGAACGATTTGAAATGCTGGTGTACTTTTAAAGCTAGTAGCATGGAAGAGCTGGCTTGTCACAAACAAACACACCACACCGCTCTCAGTGTATCTGTGGGTACAACGCGTTGTCCCAAGTGCAGAAGACGTTGCAAAAGTTCGACTGATCTACAAGTGCATATGCAGTGTTGTCACTCGACAAGCAACAATACGTCCATTCACAATAGCTtagaaaaattatcaaattgttcaGAACTCCGTGTGACCTCGTATCGCGGTGAATATGCATTACCTGCGCAAACGGATTGGGACATTAATCTCAGCGGACTGAATTCTTCTGGATCATCGGTATGGTGTTTCACAGAAATAATACATCTACTTAACACGTGCATATGACCAATATGAACGTACGCACACGAACGATTAAATTGTAACGATTGCAATACGAGAGTCAACAGATCTGACTatctttttttgtttgtttttttgCTGTATTCACCCAACTTGTAATTGTTCAATACTTCTGATTGCTAGCATCCCGTACGGCCATTAGAATAATGTGTTTAAAGTACGTTTCGATATTTAACTTGAGACcacaaatttttcattcgaGTATGCAACactattttataacaaattattgttatgttgaaatatatgtatatatatatacacacaatatatatacatataatatatatgtacacacacatatgtatttattttttgtctATTTATATTTTCCTTTATTATTAAGAATGTGCTTTAAATGTTACTTATGGCAGTCGAGACCGTAGACCGTTGTGTTCCAAAATATGTTAACGCTTTATTTTGATAAAGGTAGACAAATCTTTTATCAGGTTGAAGGCTCCTCGACGCATCCATGTGGCCGACGGGTATTTAAATGCCCGCACTGTCCATTTTGGGCATCCACCGCAAGTCGTTTTCATGTTCATATTGTCGGTCATTTAAATCGGAAGCCATTCGAGTGTTCCCTATGCGCGTATCGCTCTAACTGGCGATGGGACATCACAAAACATATTAAACTTAAAGCAGCTAAAGATCCAGTTCATATGACTGCCACGGTACTTATGACGGATGAAACAGGTCGACGGAATTATtccaaatataacaaatacCTTGCACAGGTGAAAGCACTAATTTCACTTACATTAAACGATTCTTTTATATTAGTAACAGTGCTCGTCGATATTCTTAGGCGCACTgacttttttatactttttagtcaaTCTTTTTTTTGAGACAAGTGATGATCCTTCTACTTAATTAAGAAAGATGgataaataaaatgataaaaaccgAAGGAaggaaaatttgaacaaattcaaAACGTTATTTCTTGTATCAGAGCGCTTGGACACTTGATTGGTGTTATGATGTTCGTTCGATTGAAATTACAAGCATATTCTTAGTAATTATAACCGACACGATGATGATATTTCAAACGTTCTATACCTTGaagatgatttttattttatgggaaattattttatactatgaAAGAAATTTTCAGTGTGCCGAGTAGTTGTTTTTACGTTGAAcataaatttgattttttttgttgcgtatacatatatgtacatgatgCAGAAATTattatgttaattataaattctcgatttccttttcttttcttagGTCGAGCAACAGTCGTGGGACGATCAAACCATGGAGGAACATAATACAGAAGACACACAGTCTGACGAGCCACCGACTAAGTTGTTGATAATGAACTCCAATGAATATCTGCAAACATCAGAACTTACGTCTACTCCCGTTTCAATTATGTCTGCAAGCGATACAAATCATAACGTTAACGCTATAAATGCCGCGTTGAGACCACCTCCGCCTCTCAAAGCCGCTGCTAGAAATCGTGGGCAATCGttgcttaaaaataatttgatttcTCCGAATGCACAAAGTGGAGCAGGCACGTCTACCTCTACTACGGTCACGGAAGAAAATAAACGCACCATGTGGAAGTGTAAGCGTTGCAATTTTCGACATTCCAATAGAGAAACCGTATCGTTGCACGTTAAGTCCCACAATGAGTCAGAACAACGTTACGAGGAAGAAAAGGTACATATTGTAGCAAGGTACATATTCTAACAGGTTCATTTCATTGATCATTGTTTGTTCACAGAATGCATTTAATTGCGGAGATTGTCCGTACTCTGCATCCGATGCCGCTAGTTTATCTATGCACAGAGTTCATCATCGTCCAAATCTGGAagcaattttcaaatgttatttATGTCCATATTACGTTAGCACAAAAGCGTATGTATACCATCCTACGTTTACGATATCTTTCGACAGACACTTATTTATCGTACTATTGTAGAGAGCTTTTGGATCATGTTAGACTCCACGGGGAAGAACTCGCTGTCGTACATCAACAAAATATGGATTACAATTTTTCACCTACTAAATCTAAAACACAAACTTTaagtattgataatagtaagtggaaGAAATAATACACatctaaatatacatatatatatacatctaCACATCATCTACATCTACATTTACATTAACATTTACATTTGCATTTACATTTACATCTACATCTACATctatatattcatatacatacacatacacatatcatGTACGCCTacatctacatatacatatacatatagttaTACGTGTAATGTTGCTAGAAATATCTACATAtctctacatatacatatctaCATCTACATCTACatctacatacacatacacatacacatatacatgtacacctacatctacatatacatatacatatagttaTATATATAATGTTGCTAGAAGTGTAGAAATTAATTAAGTTCTCGTTTCAGATacaaatcgtacaaaaacagagAAGTGTGTCGAACAAGTTATACATATAACAACGCAGAACAACGTGACTTGTGTCAGCGGTGCCTCAAAGAGTTCCAGCGCACCGCCGCCATTACTGCTGGACACTCGAGCGTTGCCCGAAGCTCCCTTAGTGTGGGTGTCCCGACCGGATGGCACGCTTACAAAGATGTTAAAATGCCGCCACTGCCCGTTCGTGTGTTCGCGACGTGCCGAAGTCCGGGATCACGAAACCATGCATCTCGATTCTCCAAGTAGTGGTCCTGTGATCGCCTGTACGGATTGTAGTTTCACTTGTACTCGAAGAGAAGTGATGGTTGCCCACATAGA
This region includes:
- the LOC100883983 gene encoding uncharacterized protein LOC100883983 isoform X3 encodes the protein MSGRLPRLRALRPRPQQSKTELHKESNLKEARQEVAMREHELRDNSEEISYDVKDNNSMRNNLKREHEAFDCSGTSQNYECKTCKPPKSLSSLKAYLDHLKKEHKQKGKFIRDSGNRCSMCSYVSINSRDLETHQRVHHLKRRFFRCAKCSYVTHVRARYTKHVKYHSMPMIKCDACDFRTPYKWNLDRHTRNHGGGGAFQCRACNFTADIRQSLTVHETNHHEPPVSQTNRKSNAPYERKPRNSPKRYNQVGASDFRDSLRISGSTTVSISPGDSYVSDQSLEDKRNAMASAECIALKCEEKGCQFITAWDSEMQRHLAECHAPVTPNKSKKPLPMLIPLSPAKSGSCSTSGSSTTLLKVPRVRVRPELAQIARDTELAKLYGNKEVRNLKKDANNAADLFEKKNASFFDKLKEKLTTSASINNGVPEVAVSTTNDLKCWCTFKASSMEELACHKQTHHTALSVSVGTTRCPKCRRRCKSSTDLQVHMQCCHSTSNNTSIHNSLEKLSNCSELRVTSYRGEYALPAQTDWDINLSGLNSSGSSVEQQSWDDQTMEEHNTEDTQSDEPPTKLLIMNSNEYLQTSELTSTPVSIMSASDTNHNVNAINAALRPPPPLKAAARNRGQSLLKNNLISPNAQSGAGTSTSTTVTEENKRTMWKCKRCNFRHSNRETVSLHVKSHNESEQRYEEEKNAFNCGDCPYSASDAASLSMHRVHHRPNLEAIFKCYLCPYYVSTKAELLDHVRLHGEELAVVHQQNMDYNFSPTKSKTQTLSIDNNTNRTKTEKCVEQVIHITTQNNVTCVSGASKSSSAPPPLLLDTRALPEAPLVWVSRPDGTLTKMLKCRHCPFVCSRRAEVRDHETMHLDSPSSGPVIACTDCSFTCTRREVMVAHIDMHSGSLGTVHCLVDDSRPDSQQLIDLTALLGFTHSPVLGSEPDLRDSRLVHCCSKCPARFLCEKELRIHLRYHSTELAYSCQWCSYAARQPAHLLAHQKAHSTEYQERTKYLLSLYGHSQRYPPPTTACVETNGQGANNSSPTVAWIVVEITESSSNSFNDSSSSTNQRTGNQVFTCAKCPARYFKMDALEYHMTLHGSNNRFKCTECDYSSKTAQNLVKHQVVHRRQNETGETTSNLSTSMPPQPPPPPPDPQFGIFMRGNPNFVYPGYLRNGRLKEKRYKCHKCPSAFEKREQYRVHLTLHGAKQRYRCDTCDYSVKYYANYIQHLKKHQANAEAQASRRQFEDDTITIDSDTISDNRESVSRSGKTLKSSSNSSASVSTNGMSILNYGGVQASNQDKQSLMLLQKKGILVSSNDEVETLRCQSCPFSTCDKDAMDAHKRRHGIERMTPSCPHCDYIPRKDENVGEHIRLHFTRLYKPESYLIIELLTLTMKKIASNGKEEKQKAAELLFKEYADGRFFPFADTNSFGSPSTVNSHKEKVIVDPNTGETKHRFAV
- the LOC100883983 gene encoding uncharacterized protein LOC100883983 isoform X4; its protein translation is MSGRLPRLRALRPRPQQSKTELHKESNLKEARQEVAMREHELRDNSEEISYDVKDNNSMRNNLKREHEAFDCSGTSQNYECKTCKPPKSLSSLKAYLDHLKKEHKQKGKFIRDSGNRCSMCSYVSINSRDLETHQRVHHLKRRFFRCAKCSYVTHVRARYTKHVKYHSMPMIKCDACDFRTPYKWNLDRHTRNHGGGGAFQCRACNFTADIRQSLTVHETNHHEPPVSQTNRKSNAPYERKPRNSPKRYNQVGASDFRDSLRISGSTTVSISPGDSYVSDQSLEDKRNAMASAECIALKCEEKGCQFITAWDSEMQRHLAECHAPVTPNKSKKPLPMLIPLSPAKSGSCSTSGSSTTLLKVPRVRVRPELAQIARDTELAKLYGNKEVRNLKKDANNAADLFEKKNASFFDKLKEKLTTSASINNGVPEVAVEGSSTHPCGRRVFKCPHCPFWASTASRFHVHIVGHLNRKPFECSLCAYRSNWRWDITKHIKLKAAKDPVHMTATVLMTDETGRRNYSKYNKYLAQVEQQSWDDQTMEEHNTEDTQSDEPPTKLLIMNSNEYLQTSELTSTPVSIMSASDTNHNVNAINAALRPPPPLKAAARNRGQSLLKNNLISPNAQSGAGTSTSTTVTEENKRTMWKCKRCNFRHSNRETVSLHVKSHNESEQRYEEEKNAFNCGDCPYSASDAASLSMHRVHHRPNLEAIFKCYLCPYYVSTKAELLDHVRLHGEELAVVHQQNMDYNFSPTKSKTQTLSIDNNTNRTKTEKCVEQVIHITTQNNVTCVSGASKSSSAPPPLLLDTRALPEAPLVWVSRPDGTLTKMLKCRHCPFVCSRRAEVRDHETMHLDSPSSGPVIACTDCSFTCTRREVMVAHIDMHSGSLGTVHCLVDDSRPDSQQLIDLTALLGFTHSPVLGSEPDLRDSRLVHCCSKCPARFLCEKELRIHLRYHSTELAYSCQWCSYAARQPAHLLAHQKAHSTEYQERTKYLLSLYGHSQRYPPPTTACVETNGQGANNSSPTVAWIVVEITESSSNSFNDSSSSTNQRTGNQVFTCAKCPARYFKMDALEYHMTLHGSNNRFKCTECDYSSKTAQNLVKHQVVHRRQNETGETTSNLSTSMPPQPPPPPPDPQFGIFMRGNPNFVYPGYLRNGRLKEKRYKCHKCPSAFEKREQYRVHLTLHGAKQRYRCDTCDYSVKYYANYIQHLKKHQANAEAQASRRQFEDDTITIDSDTISDNRESVSRSGKTLKSSSNSSASVSTNGMSILNYGGVQASNQDKQSLMLLQKKGILVSSNDEVETLRCQSCPFSTCDKDAMDAHKRRHGIERMTPSCPHCDYIPRKDENVGEHIRLHFTRLYKPESYLIIELLTLTMKKIASNGKEEKQKAAELLFKEYADGRFFPFADTNSFGSPSTVNSHKEKVIVDPNTGETKHRFAV